The following nucleotide sequence is from Nautilia sp. PV-1.
AAATAGTTTGATAAAATTATAACAAAAAAGAGGCTGAGAAACAGCAGCGTTTTAAAAGAAAGAGAAGTTATACATATTCTGACAAATAGGAATAATCGATATTCTGCTTTTCAGCCTCTGCTATTTTATAAAGGATATTAATGGAATATTTTGCTAAGCGTATAATACCCTGTCTGGATGTAAAAGACGGCAGAGTTGTTAAAGGCGTAAATTTTGTAGGACTTAGAGATGCGGGAGATCCTATAGAAGCCGCAATACGATATAATGAAGAAGGAGCGGACGAACTCACCTTTTTAGATATTACCGCCAGCCATGAAGGGCGTAAACCGATAGTAGATATCGTAAAAGAAGTCGCGCGTGAAGTTTTTATTCCTTTAACCGTAGGAGGCGGTATAAGCGAACTTAACGACATTTACAATCTATTAAATGTAGGATGTGATAAAGTTTCTATAAATTCCGCCGCCGTAAAAAACCCGGCTTTTATTAATGAATCCAGTAAAAGATTCGGCAGCCAGTGTATCGTTGTCGCAATCGATGTAAAAAAAGTGGCTTCTGACAAATGGCACGTTTTTATAAAAGGCGGAAGAGAAGATACCGGTCTTGACGCTATTCAGTGGGCTAAAGAAGTCATTGACAGAGGAGCGGGTGAAATACTGTTAACATCAATGGACACCGACGGGACAAAATCAGGCTTTGATATTGAAATAACCGAAAAAATATCAAGACTAGTAAACGTTCCTGTCATAGCAAGCGGCGGAG
It contains:
- the hisF gene encoding imidazole glycerol phosphate synthase subunit HisF, producing the protein MEYFAKRIIPCLDVKDGRVVKGVNFVGLRDAGDPIEAAIRYNEEGADELTFLDITASHEGRKPIVDIVKEVAREVFIPLTVGGGISELNDIYNLLNVGCDKVSINSAAVKNPAFINESSKRFGSQCIVVAIDVKKVASDKWHVFIKGGREDTGLDAIQWAKEVIDRGAGEILLTSMDTDGTKSGFDIEITEKISRLVNVPVIASGGAGKMEHFKDVFEHYADAALAASIFHFKEIDIMDLKHYLNKNNISVRIN